From one Bacteroides intestinalis DSM 17393 genomic stretch:
- a CDS encoding ABC transporter permease, with amino-acid sequence MIFHYLKIAFRNLCKYKTQNVISIIGLAVGLLCFCVCIYCSRFVENTDHCFANHDRIAELNLYDSKADRYFSGSPVPLAEELRTWALGETEAISSVTYPRERPYYVELSPEKTLPYELETIEIDTCYNKIFTPEMVAGHWKMASQSLNSVILSQSMAIKIFGNAESAIGKHMTLMRRLNTSPESTPKTGGIVYTIQAVMKDIPLNNSLDFMQNIDMLTVNDSEGLLQSPKRHNMTGANTYVLLSPQTTCTDLEKQFSKRDYTYTLYGEAYTVTASSMGARLKKQGASYLGLVTGIIGTLILLVGLINFFHFLIGSFFNRTKEYSIMKMIGCNWKQLFYLLFTQSLIVISISSILVLSGIELLGNHMNFSLPGIAMTFTTETLLIHALQYIVLLIILCAIICLSVSIRIRRITVQTGIYGNNKCRGKQWGRNLMLGIQFFICWVFVSLTVALYLQSEKTANTLFHTLSQREKAEILSIPLDYPFMKNEEKLTMIERFKQHAGVKEILLSDVGYMQGMSGNGLTTEKGNENSWIDISVMAVPANFFSFMNILMEQGRLPQTEKDIVVDNVWQEMQKKDVIGMNLYSGNTDYTICGISTPFQADVYNRSSGYAFLPYNSSVYIGHCYIKSHPGQQKEVAQWIEKVCHEMLPENITYQAKTFLDDIHVSQALEYNLKDIILFFAVISIIITLLGVYSSITLDTERRQKEVAIRKVNGADVPQIILLFAHLYIILLLCSAIIAFPLVYVVLMLWKQMYTVFFDCGLLFWLCIFLIVTFITGFTILFRILRIARSNPAEIIKNE; translated from the coding sequence ATGATATTCCATTATCTCAAAATAGCATTCAGAAACTTGTGTAAGTACAAGACACAAAATGTCATTTCCATCATTGGATTGGCAGTAGGTTTGCTCTGCTTCTGTGTCTGCATATATTGCAGTCGCTTTGTAGAAAACACAGACCATTGTTTTGCTAATCATGATCGTATAGCAGAATTAAACCTCTATGACAGTAAGGCAGACAGATATTTTTCAGGTTCTCCGGTTCCTCTGGCCGAAGAATTGCGCACATGGGCTTTGGGAGAAACGGAAGCTATCTCATCCGTAACCTATCCTCGTGAACGTCCTTATTATGTAGAGTTATCTCCGGAAAAGACGCTGCCTTATGAACTTGAAACGATTGAAATAGATACTTGCTACAATAAAATCTTCACTCCGGAAATGGTGGCAGGACACTGGAAAATGGCAAGCCAATCTCTTAACTCCGTCATCCTGAGCCAATCTATGGCCATTAAAATATTCGGTAATGCAGAAAGTGCTATCGGTAAACACATGACTCTCATGAGAAGACTAAATACTTCTCCTGAAAGCACTCCGAAAACAGGAGGTATCGTCTATACCATTCAAGCAGTGATGAAAGATATTCCTCTGAACAATAGCTTAGATTTTATGCAAAACATAGATATGCTGACCGTAAACGACAGTGAAGGACTTCTACAAAGTCCCAAACGGCATAACATGACGGGAGCAAATACCTACGTGCTGTTATCACCACAAACTACATGTACCGATTTAGAAAAGCAATTCTCAAAAAGAGACTATACCTATACTTTGTATGGCGAAGCTTACACTGTCACTGCCAGTAGCATGGGAGCCAGATTAAAGAAACAAGGCGCTTCCTACTTGGGGTTAGTGACCGGAATTATCGGTACACTGATATTATTAGTAGGACTGATTAACTTTTTCCATTTCCTTATCGGTTCTTTCTTCAACCGCACCAAGGAATACAGTATCATGAAAATGATAGGATGCAACTGGAAACAACTTTTCTACTTGCTGTTCACACAGTCATTGATCGTCATATCCATATCTTCCATACTGGTATTATCAGGCATAGAATTATTGGGGAATCACATGAATTTCTCTTTACCAGGCATTGCAATGACCTTTACCACTGAAACGCTTTTAATACATGCTCTGCAATATATCGTTCTTCTTATCATACTCTGCGCCATTATATGTTTGTCTGTTTCCATTCGTATTCGTCGTATCACCGTGCAAACAGGTATTTATGGAAACAATAAATGCAGAGGGAAACAATGGGGGCGTAACCTCATGCTGGGTATCCAGTTTTTCATTTGCTGGGTATTCGTATCCCTGACAGTCGCTTTATATCTGCAGTCAGAAAAAACAGCCAATACCTTGTTCCACACATTAAGCCAACGAGAGAAAGCGGAGATCTTAAGTATTCCGTTGGATTATCCCTTCATGAAGAACGAAGAAAAACTGACTATGATAGAGCGCTTCAAGCAACATGCAGGAGTGAAAGAAATTTTGCTATCGGATGTCGGTTACATGCAAGGGATGTCGGGCAATGGATTAACAACCGAAAAAGGAAATGAGAACTCCTGGATTGATATTAGTGTCATGGCTGTACCCGCCAATTTCTTCTCTTTCATGAATATTCTCATGGAACAAGGAAGACTTCCTCAAACGGAAAAAGATATTGTGGTAGACAATGTCTGGCAGGAGATGCAGAAGAAAGATGTAATCGGTATGAATTTGTATAGCGGTAATACCGACTACACAATCTGTGGAATATCCACACCTTTTCAGGCCGATGTCTATAACCGAAGTAGTGGATATGCTTTCCTACCTTATAATTCATCCGTCTATATAGGCCATTGCTATATCAAGAGCCATCCTGGACAGCAGAAAGAAGTAGCTCAATGGATTGAGAAAGTTTGTCACGAGATGCTTCCTGAAAATATAACTTATCAGGCTAAAACATTCCTGGATGATATCCATGTTTCGCAAGCTCTTGAATACAATCTGAAAGACATCATTTTGTTCTTTGCTGTTATCAGCATCATTATCACACTATTAGGTGTATACTCCAGCATCACGCTTGATACAGAACGACGTCAGAAAGAAGTTGCTATCCGTAAAGTAAATGGGGCGGATGTTCCGCAGATTATCCTATTGTTTGCCCACCTTTATATCATTCTGTTATTGTGTAGTGCCATCATTGCATTTCCTCTTGTATATGTTGTGTTGATGTTGTGGAAACAAATGTACACAGTATTCTTTGATTGCGGTTTGCTTTTCTGGCTCTGTATATTCTTGATTGTTACTTTTATTACAGGTTTTACAATACTTTTCCGTATCTTGCGGATAGCAAGGAGCAATCCGGCAGAAATCATTAAAAACGAATAG
- a CDS encoding ABC transporter permease, with protein MIQHYLKITFRNLVKYKLQSIISIMGLAVGIAFFIFSFYWLHYETSYDNFYPASNRTFLVCNQAETSHSIYLSPVMSTFIREYCPEVEDITCSFEDSGIDYSVNDKIIKSPAFLLVDKSFMNIFPQKILYGTLPRLENELIISETLARQFWKTPQEALGSILRQQGSRGIHLADPQQLRIVGIMADSPSNSSFHYTGYRIMKQFKYDINNEQEWRFANAIIHVMLRKNQKHKDFTQHLKSLLEKHKMTPEELKIKITPIYKKHFDFASEKSFSYSFISTFTIATFLLLCCVLFNFLNLFLNRYYQRTREVKLRKSVGANDIILMKQLMTEALFHGLMACLISGCLIEVLTPFFEEIFQISIQKNTLWLEYLAIAFISLSCIGIILTVPIIQFIQVSTKQSLVNKVRPHRHHIFRRISLSLQLVICLFFLTSTGVLYMQLRFIHNVDVGFDTQNIIEMRINPREQNGNDMLEEIKQLPMIKATTTASDYIVCKNITSFEERVEWNGQTEEDKKSRFARLALQNSGDKIFNFRLIEGRLFREEDWVTNSNTPRNIFNSPILNKIILTQSAVTAMRIEHPIGEIIRIPIGIFRKGDLEWHYSDYEIIGVVKDLYSQGMKTEVYPTIISQAHNWMQSINYFQVVPGTERNAIKAINELAQKHQWEYNEYNTEPQTVDNKIQELNKSEIAIFKLFSILSFLCILISLFGIYSISSSIITQRQKEIAIRKVMGATISEIIIMFFQEYIALVFVAAIIAFPCSYYAMSIWLEQYAYHVNISIDLFIIILNIVTILVLFTILHQVIKTARQNPAEVTKSE; from the coding sequence ATGATACAACATTATTTAAAAATAACCTTCCGTAATCTAGTAAAATATAAACTTCAATCCATAATAAGCATTATGGGACTAGCAGTGGGAATTGCATTCTTTATTTTTAGTTTCTATTGGTTGCACTACGAAACTTCGTATGATAACTTTTATCCAGCTTCAAATCGCACTTTCTTGGTCTGTAATCAAGCAGAGACATCCCATTCAATATATCTTTCTCCCGTTATGTCAACATTTATCCGAGAGTATTGTCCGGAAGTAGAAGACATAACCTGCTCGTTTGAAGATTCTGGAATAGATTACTCAGTAAACGACAAAATTATTAAATCTCCTGCTTTTCTATTGGTAGACAAGTCTTTTATGAATATTTTCCCTCAAAAGATACTTTATGGTACTTTACCCAGGCTTGAAAATGAACTTATTATAAGCGAAACATTGGCACGACAATTTTGGAAAACTCCCCAAGAAGCATTAGGTTCCATCCTGAGGCAACAAGGAAGTCGTGGCATACATTTGGCAGATCCTCAGCAACTGCGAATCGTAGGTATAATGGCCGATAGTCCTTCTAATTCTTCTTTCCATTACACAGGATATCGCATAATGAAACAGTTCAAGTATGACATAAATAATGAACAAGAATGGAGGTTTGCCAACGCCATTATCCATGTAATGCTACGGAAAAACCAAAAACATAAAGATTTCACTCAACATCTAAAATCTCTATTAGAGAAACATAAGATGACTCCCGAAGAACTGAAAATCAAAATAACTCCTATATACAAGAAACATTTTGATTTTGCATCTGAAAAATCATTCTCATATTCCTTCATTAGTACATTTACAATTGCGACTTTCCTGCTGCTATGTTGTGTACTATTTAACTTTTTGAATCTATTCTTAAACCGTTATTATCAAAGAACAAGAGAAGTGAAATTACGCAAATCAGTTGGTGCCAATGACATTATTCTTATGAAACAATTAATGACAGAAGCTCTTTTTCACGGTTTAATGGCTTGCTTAATATCCGGATGCTTAATAGAAGTACTCACTCCATTCTTCGAAGAAATATTCCAAATTTCCATTCAGAAAAACACTCTTTGGCTGGAATACCTTGCAATTGCATTTATATCCCTGTCATGTATTGGAATCATTCTCACAGTCCCCATTATACAATTTATTCAAGTGTCCACCAAACAATCTTTAGTCAACAAAGTGCGTCCCCATAGACACCATATATTCCGACGGATAAGTCTGTCTTTACAATTGGTTATCTGCCTGTTTTTCTTAACATCAACAGGAGTATTATATATGCAGTTACGCTTCATCCATAATGTAGATGTAGGTTTCGACACTCAAAATATTATTGAAATGCGCATCAATCCACGTGAGCAAAATGGCAATGATATGTTGGAAGAAATTAAACAGTTGCCTATGATAAAGGCTACCACTACAGCTTCAGATTATATAGTTTGTAAAAATATAACTAGCTTTGAAGAGCGCGTAGAATGGAATGGACAGACAGAAGAAGATAAAAAAAGCCGTTTTGCAAGGCTGGCACTCCAAAATAGCGGAGATAAAATATTTAACTTCAGGCTCATTGAAGGAAGACTGTTCCGTGAAGAAGACTGGGTAACCAATAGTAATACACCTAGAAACATATTCAATTCACCTATCCTGAACAAAATCATATTAACTCAAAGTGCTGTTACTGCCATGAGAATTGAACATCCTATTGGAGAAATAATACGGATTCCTATTGGCATATTCAGAAAAGGTGATCTTGAATGGCACTATAGTGATTATGAAATCATAGGAGTGGTGAAAGACTTATATTCACAAGGAATGAAAACGGAAGTATATCCCACCATCATATCACAAGCACATAATTGGATGCAATCAATTAATTATTTTCAAGTTGTTCCAGGAACAGAAAGAAATGCGATAAAGGCCATCAATGAATTAGCGCAAAAACATCAGTGGGAATACAATGAATACAATACTGAACCGCAAACCGTAGACAATAAAATCCAGGAATTGAATAAGTCAGAAATTGCAATATTCAAGTTATTTTCAATTTTGAGTTTCCTTTGTATTCTCATCTCTTTATTTGGTATATACTCGATTTCATCTTCAATCATCACCCAAAGACAAAAAGAAATAGCTATTAGGAAAGTGATGGGAGCTACTATCAGTGAAATTATCATCATGTTTTTCCAGGAATACATTGCACTAGTATTCGTTGCAGCCATCATTGCTTTCCCATGCTCTTATTATGCCATGTCAATATGGTTGGAACAATATGCCTATCATGTCAATATTAGTATAGATCTGTTTATCATCATATTGAACATTGTAACTATCTTAGTATTATTCACCATATTACATCAAGTTATTAAAACTGCACGGCAGAATCCGGCAGAAGTGACAAAGAGTGAATAA
- a CDS encoding ABC transporter permease produces the protein MIQHYFKIAFRNVLKYKTQSVIGIFGLAVGFTCFALANLWIHYEMTYDAYHEGADRMYILCKESVFGVNGYSTSMPYPASTVLKNDFPEVEAACAYTRWGQKVDLKANGRTVETNDLQADSCFMKMFNISILSGSMDFMYSNDKIALTEDVAMQLFGSTNVLGKEVKNYNDDTLTICAILSSLNHSNLSFGYWGQGEYFRSWQNDWNNGSFEIIIKLRKGTDPIAFQKKLAANKTKADPRDPRRVFEGIRLIPLDEYHYSSVNRNPSFQFYYLILFSVAGGLVILCSLFNYLSLFITRMKIRSREIELRKVCGSSIGGLFILLSVEYLYIIFLSGVLGMALVETALPAFKKMSGVSGNIYGESLLYFVGILLLSLFLLVPFAIRRSRIRNSGNKYALRKISIAFQLAIGILVTFCIIVMMKQIYFLTNVDLGWERKNIASINLLYPDNDFEAIADKIRQFSCTREVVTGHCCLLPKSSGFSQTFDNWDGKEDAAKSIDMLCLWNCEKTVSFYNLKLLEGEIVKPTETNSIMINESAVKALGMSDPIGKKLYQKGRTWTIVGIIKDFHITAPTEPVQPYTLVAVDILKDIGFSLGKGQILIKFHDGKWKELRNRIDSIFSREYPEVRYRLYNTAEEYAGYLKSEDALIKLLSFVAMVCVLIAAFGIFSLITLSCEQRRKEIAVRKVNGATIRNILIMFIKEYILLLIIAAVIAFPIGYVLMKRWLENYIEQTTIKAWIYLVIAGGIAIIIFACIGWRVWQAARQNPAEVIKSE, from the coding sequence ATGATACAACATTACTTTAAGATAGCATTTCGTAATGTACTGAAATACAAGACACAAAGTGTTATCGGCATCTTTGGTCTGGCAGTAGGCTTCACTTGTTTCGCCCTTGCCAACCTGTGGATACATTATGAGATGACGTATGACGCTTACCACGAAGGAGCCGACCGAATGTATATTCTTTGCAAAGAAAGTGTATTTGGAGTAAACGGATATTCCACTTCTATGCCATACCCAGCATCGACTGTTCTGAAAAACGATTTCCCTGAGGTGGAAGCTGCATGCGCCTATACCAGATGGGGACAAAAAGTAGATCTTAAAGCAAATGGTCGGACAGTGGAAACTAATGATCTACAGGCAGACTCCTGCTTCATGAAAATGTTCAATATATCCATTCTATCAGGAAGTATGGACTTTATGTATTCCAATGACAAGATAGCCTTGACTGAAGATGTAGCTATGCAATTGTTCGGTTCAACGAATGTACTGGGCAAAGAAGTTAAAAACTATAATGACGATACACTGACGATTTGTGCCATTCTCTCAAGCCTCAATCACAGTAATCTGTCATTCGGTTACTGGGGACAGGGAGAATACTTTCGCAGCTGGCAGAATGATTGGAATAATGGAAGTTTCGAAATCATTATCAAGTTACGTAAAGGGACTGATCCGATAGCCTTTCAGAAGAAACTTGCTGCAAATAAAACAAAAGCCGATCCGAGAGATCCCCGCAGAGTGTTCGAGGGTATCCGGCTAATACCACTCGACGAGTATCATTATTCATCAGTTAACAGGAACCCATCTTTCCAATTCTACTATTTGATACTATTCTCTGTGGCCGGAGGTTTAGTGATTCTTTGTTCCCTGTTCAATTATCTCTCTCTGTTCATCACTCGCATGAAGATACGTAGCCGTGAAATAGAACTGCGTAAAGTATGCGGTTCCTCCATCGGGGGGCTATTTATTCTACTTTCTGTGGAGTACCTATACATCATATTTTTATCCGGCGTATTGGGGATGGCTTTGGTTGAAACGGCTTTACCCGCCTTTAAGAAAATGTCCGGGGTATCCGGAAATATTTATGGAGAATCTCTTCTCTATTTTGTAGGGATTCTTTTACTGTCTTTATTTCTGTTAGTGCCATTCGCCATCAGACGGTCGCGCATACGAAATAGCGGAAACAAGTACGCACTCCGTAAAATAAGTATTGCATTCCAATTGGCGATAGGGATTCTTGTCACGTTCTGCATAATAGTGATGATGAAGCAAATCTATTTTCTTACGAATGTAGATTTAGGATGGGAAAGAAAGAATATAGCTTCTATCAATCTTTTATATCCGGACAATGATTTTGAAGCCATTGCTGATAAGATCAGGCAATTCTCATGTACAAGGGAGGTGGTGACCGGACATTGTTGCCTATTGCCTAAATCATCAGGCTTTTCACAGACTTTCGATAATTGGGACGGAAAAGAAGATGCGGCGAAGAGTATAGATATGCTATGTCTGTGGAATTGTGAAAAGACAGTGTCCTTCTACAATCTGAAATTGCTGGAAGGGGAGATAGTGAAGCCGACAGAAACGAATAGCATAATGATTAATGAATCGGCCGTAAAAGCACTTGGAATGAGCGACCCGATTGGAAAGAAACTTTATCAGAAGGGCAGAACATGGACCATTGTAGGTATAATTAAAGACTTCCACATCACGGCACCGACAGAACCGGTGCAACCCTATACTTTGGTTGCAGTGGATATTCTTAAGGATATAGGATTTTCTTTAGGAAAAGGACAAATCTTAATTAAGTTTCATGATGGTAAATGGAAAGAACTGAGAAACCGGATAGACAGCATATTCAGTCGGGAGTATCCGGAAGTGAGATATAGATTATACAACACAGCAGAAGAATATGCCGGATATCTTAAGTCCGAAGATGCACTGATAAAGTTATTGAGCTTTGTTGCCATGGTTTGTGTACTTATTGCTGCTTTCGGTATCTTTTCTCTGATTACTTTGAGTTGCGAGCAAAGACGCAAAGAGATAGCCGTTCGTAAGGTGAATGGAGCCACAATCCGGAATATTCTAATTATGTTTATAAAGGAATACATACTTCTGCTCATTATTGCGGCTGTCATCGCATTCCCAATAGGGTATGTCCTGATGAAACGTTGGCTTGAAAACTATATAGAACAGACCACAATTAAAGCCTGGATATATTTAGTCATAGCCGGTGGCATAGCCATAATTATCTTTGCATGTATCGGCTGGCGAGTGTGGCAGGCGGCACGGCAGAATCCGGCGGAAGTGATAAAGAGTGAATAA
- a CDS encoding ABC transporter permease, with product MIQHYLKIVFRNILKHKTQSIISIVGLAIGLACFALSTFWIQYEMTYDSFHRDADRIYLIRTDENHFGTHYHNFVPYALGGYLKNSYSEIEDWCAFEQQSFFTMQNKQLTEYPYIAPDSTFMRMMDVKILEGNNNFLSSSSNEKEVAITEEMARDLFGTTDVIGKELISGNNMKGYRISAVIDDWGKHSNFKYSVMGWMSSDDTSWGNGRYRMLIKVKHGTDINALIKKMNRNFPEEMKKDKYNCKTGFTRFYLEPITQLRYADEFVRGDETIVQFRYIVYFSITGVLIIFCALVNYLTIYSDCFRSRKREMALRKVNGASEHSLLALLCMDFLFTILLASILGMGFIELLKSWFIHYSGIADTDMSIYGYCILYIAGMSILAYIIALLSVYIFRRRSLQHTLHHTSAIGRLFRRGSVVLQLIVCIVFIFCTTIMQMQLYHLRNVNTGIDYQNRASLSIWMNVDMNVWVEKVKELPMVTEIVKPVYWPLISMGAYSLFEVTSWDGLNGTADNPISIDQFLAGEDFFKFYNMKLLAGEWISDKSKLNEVNITATAARTMGWTPEEAIGKRIYYNEENTQSMTIVGVVKDCAYRAPTNDVPNAIFVNTNKLEYMWPRCFVLFKYKPGTWEECRRRIEEMQLAELPDRKLFLDSEEERYNKYLKSEDALSGLLSFSSLVCILIAVFGIYSLVTLTCELRRKEIAVRKVNGATIGNILSIFFREYTLLLIISSLIAFPVGYIIMRQWIETYNRQVNIGVWPFILIFMGIMIVITLSIGWRVWQAARQNPAEVIKSE from the coding sequence ATGATACAGCATTATCTTAAAATAGTCTTTCGGAATATACTGAAACATAAAACACAAAGTATAATCAGTATTGTCGGTCTGGCAATAGGTCTGGCATGCTTTGCCTTGTCCACATTCTGGATACAATATGAGATGACATATGATAGTTTTCACAGGGATGCGGATCGCATCTATCTGATACGGACGGATGAAAATCATTTCGGAACACATTATCACAACTTTGTACCCTACGCTTTAGGTGGGTATTTAAAAAATTCTTATTCAGAAATAGAAGATTGGTGTGCATTCGAACAGCAATCTTTTTTCACGATGCAGAACAAACAGTTGACGGAATATCCATATATAGCGCCTGACTCTACTTTTATGCGGATGATGGATGTAAAAATTTTAGAAGGCAACAATAATTTCTTATCATCATCATCCAATGAGAAAGAAGTTGCCATTACAGAAGAGATGGCTCGCGATTTATTTGGTACTACAGATGTGATTGGGAAAGAATTGATTTCTGGCAACAACATGAAAGGATATCGTATAAGTGCCGTCATAGACGACTGGGGGAAACATTCTAATTTCAAATATTCTGTTATGGGATGGATGAGCAGTGACGACACTTCATGGGGAAACGGTCGATATAGGATGTTGATAAAAGTGAAACACGGGACAGATATCAACGCACTCATAAAAAAAATGAACCGTAACTTTCCGGAAGAGATGAAGAAAGATAAATATAACTGTAAAACCGGATTTACACGCTTCTACCTGGAACCTATTACCCAATTACGATACGCGGATGAATTTGTCCGTGGTGACGAAACAATCGTACAATTTCGTTACATTGTCTACTTCTCAATAACGGGAGTACTTATCATCTTTTGCGCATTGGTGAATTATCTGACTATTTATAGCGATTGTTTCCGTTCACGTAAGCGTGAGATGGCACTGCGTAAAGTAAACGGAGCTTCCGAACATTCGTTGTTGGCGTTGCTTTGCATGGATTTTCTGTTTACTATCTTGCTGGCGTCCATTTTGGGAATGGGCTTCATTGAGTTGCTCAAATCTTGGTTTATACACTATTCCGGAATAGCTGATACAGATATGTCCATCTATGGTTATTGCATATTATACATAGCAGGCATGTCTATATTGGCATATATCATTGCCCTGCTCTCTGTCTACATATTCCGTCGCCGTTCATTGCAACACACGCTCCATCACACAAGCGCCATAGGACGTCTTTTTCGAAGGGGGAGCGTTGTTTTACAACTGATTGTCTGCATCGTTTTCATATTCTGTACAACTATTATGCAAATGCAGCTCTATCATTTACGTAATGTAAATACAGGTATTGATTATCAAAATCGTGCATCTTTAAGTATTTGGATGAATGTGGATATGAATGTTTGGGTCGAAAAAGTAAAGGAACTGCCTATGGTTACAGAAATAGTGAAACCTGTCTATTGGCCTCTAATCAGTATGGGAGCTTATTCTCTTTTTGAGGTAACTTCATGGGATGGCCTGAACGGAACAGCAGATAATCCTATCAGTATAGACCAGTTTTTGGCAGGAGAAGATTTCTTCAAATTCTACAATATGAAGCTATTGGCAGGAGAATGGATCTCGGATAAATCAAAACTCAACGAAGTGAACATCACTGCAACAGCAGCCCGTACTATGGGCTGGACACCGGAAGAAGCTATTGGAAAACGCATCTATTATAATGAAGAAAATACCCAATCTATGACCATAGTAGGGGTAGTGAAAGATTGTGCTTACAGAGCACCTACAAACGATGTACCTAATGCTATATTTGTCAATACAAACAAATTGGAATATATGTGGCCGCGTTGTTTCGTACTTTTCAAATATAAACCGGGAACCTGGGAAGAATGCCGTCGCCGTATTGAGGAGATGCAACTGGCGGAACTTCCCGACCGCAAACTTTTTTTGGATAGTGAAGAAGAACGATACAACAAATACCTGAAATCAGAGGACGCATTATCCGGCCTTTTGAGTTTCTCTTCATTGGTTTGTATTCTGATAGCCGTGTTCGGTATCTATTCCCTGGTCACATTGACTTGCGAACTGCGACGGAAGGAAATAGCTGTCCGTAAAGTGAACGGAGCTACAATTGGCAATATTCTGAGTATTTTCTTTAGGGAATATACTTTGCTTCTGATCATATCTTCACTGATAGCTTTCCCGGTCGGCTATATTATCATGAGACAGTGGATTGAAACTTACAATCGTCAGGTGAATATAGGAGTGTGGCCGTTCATCCTTATATTTATGGGCATTATGATAGTGATTACTCTCAGTATAGGCTGGCGTGTATGGCAAGCTGCACGACAAAATCCAGCAGAAGTGATAAAGAGTGAATAA